The following proteins are co-located in the Longimicrobiaceae bacterium genome:
- a CDS encoding maleylpyruvate isomerase N-terminal domain-containing protein: MIPVEPVHVAERFGPLHAELIALLSSLSDEEWRRPTAAPLWTVKDVAAHLLDGDVRQLSFRRDGMPPPPPDRPIDGYRGFVAFLDHINAVWVDAARRISPRLLVELHGFTGPEVARLFEGLDPRGPALFPVAWAGEETSANWMDTAREYTERWHHQQQIRDAVGRAPLTGREWLHPVLDTFVRALPHAYRDVDAPEGTAVLFAVTGEAGDEWTLLREGGRWTLHAGAAPRPDATVTADADAAWRLFTKGLSREAAEERVRIEGERRLGEPVLGALAIMG, translated from the coding sequence ATGATTCCCGTCGAGCCTGTTCACGTCGCGGAGCGGTTCGGGCCGCTGCACGCCGAGCTGATCGCCCTCCTCTCCAGCCTCTCCGACGAGGAGTGGCGGCGTCCGACGGCGGCGCCGCTCTGGACGGTCAAGGACGTAGCCGCGCACCTGCTGGACGGGGACGTGCGGCAGCTCTCCTTCCGACGCGACGGGATGCCGCCGCCTCCGCCGGACCGGCCCATCGACGGCTACCGCGGCTTCGTTGCCTTCCTGGACCACATCAACGCGGTGTGGGTGGACGCGGCGCGCCGCATCAGTCCGCGGCTGCTGGTGGAGCTGCACGGCTTCACCGGGCCGGAGGTCGCCCGCCTGTTCGAGGGGCTGGACCCGCGCGGGCCCGCGCTCTTCCCGGTCGCGTGGGCGGGCGAGGAGACGTCCGCGAACTGGATGGACACGGCGCGCGAGTACACCGAGCGCTGGCACCACCAGCAGCAGATCCGCGATGCCGTGGGGCGGGCGCCGCTCACCGGACGCGAGTGGCTCCACCCGGTGCTCGACACCTTCGTGCGCGCGCTCCCGCACGCGTACCGCGACGTGGACGCGCCGGAGGGCACGGCGGTGCTCTTCGCCGTCACGGGCGAGGCGGGGGACGAATGGACGCTCCTGCGGGAGGGCGGCCGCTGGACCCTCCACGCCGGGGCTGCCCCGCGCCCGGACGCCACCGTCACGGCGGACGCGGATGCGGCGTGGCGTCTGTTCACGAAGGGTCTGTCACGCGAGGCGGCGGAGGAGCGGGTCCGGATCGAGGGGGAGCGGCGGCTCGGCGAGCCGGTGCTGGGCGCCCTCGCCATCATGGGGTGA
- a CDS encoding type II toxin-antitoxin system VapC family toxin — MGGRLLLDTSVIVDLFTDGSAVQHLLAAADEVFVPAIALGELFYGAQRSNRREANLAQVEAFASAAAVLPCDLQTARHYGEIRDALRARGRPLPENDIWIASLARQYALTVATRDSHFREIDGLALVAW; from the coding sequence ATGGGTGGTAGACTGCTCCTCGACACCAGCGTCATCGTCGATCTCTTCACCGACGGCTCTGCCGTCCAGCATTTGCTCGCTGCGGCCGATGAGGTGTTCGTACCGGCCATTGCGCTCGGCGAACTCTTCTATGGAGCGCAGCGCTCGAACCGTCGTGAGGCCAATCTGGCCCAGGTCGAAGCCTTTGCGTCCGCTGCCGCCGTGCTCCCCTGCGACCTGCAGACGGCACGGCACTACGGTGAGATCAGGGACGCGCTGCGCGCCAGAGGCCGCCCACTCCCGGAGAACGACATCTGGATCGCCTCCCTGGCGAGACAGTACGCCCTCACAGTGGCCACCCGTGACTCTCACTTCCGCGAGATCGACGGCCTCGCATTGGTCGCCTGGTAG